In a genomic window of Nodosilinea sp. E11:
- a CDS encoding MBL fold metallo-hydrolase, with protein sequence MAEPNQQFLVRFWGVRGSIACPGPTTVRYGGNTSCVEMLVGGHRLIFDGGTGLRELGLTLLTEGPIEANLFFTHSHWDHIQGFPFFVPAFMRGNRFNIYGAIAPNGSTIEQRLNDQMLHPNFPVPLQVMGADLKFCDIEVGETLHIGDITIENALLNHPGEAVGYRVTWQNYVAAYISDTEHYPDRLDENVVWLARNADVMIYDSTYTDDEYHDPKSSKVSWGHSTWQEAVKVAKAAGVKTLVIFHHDPAHDDDFMDQVAVQTKAAFPGAVVAKEGMVIDLTTSASAPLSSPMMGA encoded by the coding sequence ATGGCTGAGCCAAACCAGCAGTTTTTAGTTCGGTTTTGGGGCGTGCGGGGCAGCATTGCCTGCCCTGGGCCGACCACGGTCCGCTACGGCGGCAATACGTCCTGCGTAGAAATGCTGGTCGGTGGGCATCGGTTGATTTTTGACGGCGGCACCGGCCTTCGAGAACTGGGGCTAACCCTTTTAACGGAAGGCCCGATTGAGGCCAATCTCTTCTTTACCCACTCCCACTGGGACCATATTCAGGGGTTCCCATTCTTTGTGCCCGCCTTTATGCGAGGCAATCGCTTCAATATCTATGGGGCGATCGCACCCAATGGCTCGACCATTGAGCAGCGCCTCAACGACCAAATGCTGCACCCCAACTTTCCGGTGCCCTTGCAGGTGATGGGGGCTGACCTCAAGTTTTGCGACATTGAGGTGGGCGAAACCCTGCACATAGGCGACATCACCATTGAGAATGCCCTGCTCAACCATCCCGGCGAAGCGGTAGGCTACCGAGTCACCTGGCAAAACTATGTGGCCGCCTATATTTCTGACACCGAGCACTATCCCGATCGCCTCGACGAAAACGTGGTCTGGCTGGCCCGCAATGCCGATGTCATGATCTACGACTCCACCTACACCGATGACGAGTACCACGATCCCAAATCGAGCAAGGTCAGCTGGGGGCACTCTACCTGGCAAGAGGCGGTTAAGGTAGCCAAGGCGGCTGGGGTAAAGACCCTGGTCATTTTTCACCACGACCCTGCCCACGATGACGACTTTATGGATCAAGTCGCGGTGCAGACTAAGGCCGCTTTCCCAGGCGCAGTGGTCGCCAAGGAGGGTATGGTCATCGATCTAACTACCTCGGCCTCAGCTCCGCTGTCCTCACCGATGATGGGTGCCTAG
- a CDS encoding bifunctional riboflavin kinase/FAD synthetase: MWITSSLTTAITPTAIALGNFDGVHLGHRAVISPVVPAPPQEGNAGPQLEVSAREAALQGFSDRQRNGPNAAPVGARTSDRKATPIPTVMTFFPHPQEFFSGKSRALLTPLPEKAAQIARLGIEQLVLLPFDQHLANCSAEEFVELLLVQRLQVQHISVGKDFCFGKRRQGTVDDLKTLAARHGVQVHITPLSCLGTERISSSRIRQALEDTDLETVKALLGRPYSLTGRVVRGQQLGRTIGFPTANLHLPADKFLPPSGVYSVWVHGVTHTPYPRVPGVMNLGTRPTVSGVALTAEVHLLNWQGDLYGKTLEVYLHSFLRPEQKFGSLDDLKAQIHRDGQQALGELARAPVGNLGAIGAS, translated from the coding sequence GTGTGGATCACGTCTTCGCTTACAACTGCTATTACCCCAACGGCGATCGCCCTGGGCAATTTTGATGGTGTGCATTTAGGGCATCGGGCGGTGATTAGCCCGGTGGTGCCAGCACCTCCCCAAGAGGGCAATGCCGGGCCTCAGCTAGAGGTGTCTGCGAGAGAGGCGGCTTTGCAAGGATTTAGCGATCGCCAGAGAAATGGCCCTAACGCGGCTCCAGTTGGGGCGCGCACCAGCGATCGGAAGGCCACTCCCATCCCTACGGTGATGACCTTTTTTCCCCATCCCCAGGAATTTTTTTCTGGGAAATCGCGGGCGCTGCTGACGCCGCTACCGGAGAAGGCGGCCCAAATTGCCCGGCTGGGCATTGAGCAACTGGTGCTGCTGCCCTTTGACCAGCACCTGGCTAACTGCTCTGCCGAAGAGTTTGTTGAGTTGTTGCTTGTGCAGCGGCTGCAGGTGCAGCATATCAGCGTGGGCAAAGACTTTTGCTTTGGCAAGCGGCGACAGGGCACCGTGGACGACCTCAAAACCTTAGCAGCCCGCCATGGGGTGCAGGTGCACATTACTCCCTTGAGCTGTCTAGGCACCGAACGCATTAGCAGTTCTCGCATTCGCCAAGCCCTAGAAGACACTGATTTAGAAACAGTCAAAGCCCTGTTAGGCAGACCTTACAGTCTCACGGGCCGAGTTGTGCGGGGGCAACAACTGGGGCGCACCATTGGCTTTCCTACCGCCAACCTGCACCTGCCCGCAGACAAGTTTTTGCCCCCCTCCGGGGTGTACAGCGTATGGGTTCACGGGGTCACCCATACCCCATACCCACGGGTGCCTGGGGTAATGAACCTGGGCACTCGGCCCACGGTCAGCGGGGTGGCCCTGACCGCTGAGGTGCATCTGCTCAACTGGCAGGGTGACCTCTACGGCAAAACCCTAGAGGTCTATCTCCATAGTTTCCTGCGGCCCGAGCAAAAGTTTGGTTCTCTCGACGACCTCAAGGCCCAAATTCACCGCGACGGTCAGCAGGCCCTGGGCGAACTAGCGCGAGCGCCGGTAGGCAATTTAGGCGCGATCGGGGCATCATAA
- a CDS encoding MoxR family ATPase, translating to MRERIETLVQNLDKTIVGKSDSIRLVLVALLSGGHALLEDVPGVGKTLLAKSLARCIDGKFQRIQCTPDLLPTDVTGTNIWNPSSGEFQFLPGPVFANILLADEINRATPRTQSALLEVMEEHQVTLDGRSRPVPAPFFVIATQNPVEYQGTFPLPEAQMDRFALSFSLGYPTENEEMSMLQRLGGATTPYDIQPCITLDEVMALRQACAQVAIEDSLQRYILDLVRATRSHSDITLGVSPRGSVAFYRATQALAYLEGRSYATPDDVKQLAPHVLAHRLIPAGHHRSPQLVAHLLDTTPIP from the coding sequence ATGCGAGAGCGGATTGAAACGCTAGTTCAGAATTTAGACAAAACCATCGTCGGTAAATCAGATTCGATTCGACTGGTGCTGGTGGCACTGCTTTCGGGCGGTCATGCCCTGCTTGAAGATGTGCCTGGGGTGGGTAAAACGCTGTTGGCCAAATCGCTGGCCCGCTGCATTGACGGCAAATTCCAGCGGATTCAGTGCACTCCTGACCTGCTGCCCACCGATGTCACTGGCACGAATATCTGGAACCCCAGCAGTGGCGAATTTCAATTTTTGCCGGGGCCAGTGTTTGCCAATATTCTGCTAGCCGACGAAATTAACCGGGCCACCCCCCGCACCCAGTCGGCGCTGCTGGAGGTGATGGAAGAGCACCAGGTGACGCTGGATGGGCGATCGCGACCGGTTCCGGCCCCATTTTTTGTGATTGCCACCCAAAACCCGGTGGAGTACCAGGGCACCTTTCCACTGCCTGAAGCCCAGATGGATCGGTTCGCGCTCTCCTTTAGTCTCGGCTACCCCACAGAAAACGAAGAGATGAGCATGCTCCAGCGGCTGGGGGGCGCGACAACGCCCTACGATATTCAGCCCTGCATTACCCTCGACGAGGTGATGGCCCTACGGCAAGCCTGCGCCCAGGTGGCCATAGAAGATTCGCTCCAGCGCTACATTCTCGATCTGGTGCGGGCGACCCGCAGTCACAGCGATATTACCCTTGGGGTGAGCCCGCGTGGCTCAGTGGCGTTTTATCGAGCCACTCAGGCCCTGGCCTATCTGGAGGGGCGTAGCTATGCGACCCCGGACGATGTGAAACAGCTAGCTCCCCACGTGTTGGCCCACCGGCTTATCCCCGCCGGACACCACCGTTCCCCACAGCTTGTGGCACACCTGCTCGACACTACCCCCATTCCCTAA
- a CDS encoding murein transglycosylase A yields the protein MRFSAYSRWLAAGLGAIASLLAAVEVPSLAVAQADVRPRPQVAQQPEAEAATRRPLRPLPAEAAALLWPELTLPSDRQALIQAINHSLTYLATPKAAADYQAYPVPGVTRDRVYRSLQRLRQLVVISPSPAAFQAALRREFVVYESIGADGEGTVAYTGYFEPQYRASAVPTAEYRYPLYRRPPTLDNWPLPHPTRLDLEGVDGLASSNGPLAGLELVWLASRLEAFLVQVQGSAKLQLTDGRVMSVGYAGRTEYPYTSIGRALVNDGKIDPDNLSLPNLLAYFEAHPEALDRYLPQNERFIFFREGGEGPPTGSLSVPVTAGYSIATDKSVLPPGAIAVIQVPLPQQTPDGDWEEQPTTRLVLDQDTGGAIIGPGRVDLFVGSGAQAGEMAGRINTPGRLYYLLLRP from the coding sequence GTGAGGTTTAGTGCATATTCTCGGTGGCTAGCGGCAGGGTTGGGGGCGATCGCCTCTCTCCTGGCCGCTGTCGAGGTGCCCTCGCTGGCGGTAGCTCAGGCAGATGTTCGGCCTCGGCCCCAGGTGGCGCAGCAGCCCGAGGCCGAGGCGGCAACGCGGCGGCCCCTGCGGCCCCTGCCCGCTGAGGCCGCCGCGTTGCTCTGGCCTGAATTGACTCTGCCCAGCGATCGCCAGGCGCTGATTCAGGCGATTAACCACAGCCTCACCTACCTAGCCACGCCCAAGGCCGCCGCTGACTATCAGGCCTATCCGGTGCCGGGGGTGACGCGCGATCGCGTCTACCGCAGTCTGCAACGCCTGCGCCAGTTAGTCGTCATCAGCCCCAGCCCTGCGGCCTTCCAGGCGGCCCTGCGGCGAGAATTTGTGGTCTACGAATCTATTGGGGCTGACGGTGAGGGCACCGTAGCCTACACCGGCTACTTTGAGCCGCAGTACCGCGCCAGTGCGGTACCCACCGCCGAGTACCGCTATCCCCTGTACCGCCGCCCCCCAACCCTAGATAATTGGCCCTTGCCTCACCCCACCCGGCTAGACCTAGAGGGAGTAGATGGGTTGGCCAGCAGTAATGGCCCCCTAGCGGGGTTGGAGTTGGTGTGGTTGGCCAGTCGGCTTGAAGCCTTTTTGGTGCAGGTGCAGGGGTCGGCGAAGCTCCAGCTCACCGATGGCCGGGTGATGTCAGTGGGTTATGCAGGTCGCACTGAGTACCCCTACACCAGCATTGGCCGTGCCCTGGTCAACGACGGTAAGATTGACCCTGATAACTTATCGCTGCCCAACCTGCTGGCCTACTTTGAGGCCCATCCCGAAGCCCTCGATCGCTACCTGCCCCAAAACGAGCGCTTTATCTTCTTTCGGGAAGGGGGCGAGGGGCCACCGACCGGCAGCCTCAGCGTGCCTGTGACTGCTGGCTATTCGATTGCCACCGATAAGTCGGTGCTGCCACCCGGGGCGATCGCCGTCATTCAAGTTCCTCTGCCCCAGCAGACTCCAGACGGTGACTGGGAAGAGCAGCCCACCACTCGATTAGTGCTCGACCAAGATACCGGCGGGGCCATTATTGGCCCTGGGCGCGTTGACCTATTCGTTGGCTCGGGGGCACAGGCCGGGGAGATGGCTGGGCGGATCAATACCCCTGGGCGTCTGTACTACCTACTGCTCCGGCCTTGA